In the [Clostridium] colinum genome, one interval contains:
- a CDS encoding PTS fructose transporter subunit IIABC: protein MKITSLINIKSIDLNASVNSKIDAIDMLVNLMAKGGNVKDKEAYKQAILQREESSTTGIGDEIAIPHAKTEAISNAGVAVMVVKDGVDYEALDGQKTKLLFMIGAPASGGDTHLQVLSKLSTLIMTPNFKDSILSAKSPQEILDIINKFEQEKFEEKEENNQSLGDYEVLCVTACPTGIAHTFMAAEALENKAKEKGIKVKVETNGSSGAKNILTEEEIKNAKCIIVAADKKVEMNRFNGKKVIQVRVSEGIKNPEKLLDKAMAGDAPIFNASNVVNNSEEIEKETVGRKIYKDLMNGVSHMLLFVIGGGILIALAFLFDNFEIDPSNFGSNTPFAAFLKKTGDAAFAFMLPVLSGYIAMSIGDRPALVVGFVGGYLASIGGSGFLGALLSGFIAGYLIIFLKKALNILPQALDGIKSILLYPVLGILLMGAIITFIVNPPVSWFNISLSNLLSNMGNSSKVLLGAVLGLMMAIDFGGPINKAAYVFGTAQIAEGNYHIMAPVMIGGMVPPLAIAIATFIFKNKFTKKERESGITNFVMGLSFITEGAIPFAASDPLRVIPACAIGSGVAGALSMLFDCSLRAPHGGIFVFPVVGNPLMYLVALIVGSIVGAILLGIFKKNVNE, encoded by the coding sequence ATGAAAATTACAAGTTTAATAAACATTAAATCTATAGACCTTAATGCTTCTGTAAATAGCAAAATAGATGCTATAGATATGCTCGTAAATTTAATGGCTAAAGGTGGAAATGTTAAAGACAAAGAAGCCTATAAACAAGCTATTTTACAAAGAGAAGAAAGCTCAACAACAGGTATAGGAGATGAAATAGCTATTCCACATGCTAAAACAGAAGCTATTTCAAATGCGGGTGTTGCTGTAATGGTTGTTAAAGACGGAGTTGATTATGAAGCTTTAGATGGGCAAAAAACAAAACTGTTATTTATGATAGGGGCTCCAGCTAGTGGTGGAGATACACATTTACAAGTTTTAAGCAAACTTTCAACACTTATTATGACACCAAATTTTAAAGATAGTATTTTATCTGCTAAATCTCCACAAGAGATTTTAGATATTATAAATAAATTTGAACAAGAAAAATTTGAAGAAAAAGAAGAAAATAATCAAAGTTTAGGAGATTATGAAGTTCTTTGTGTTACTGCTTGTCCAACAGGAATAGCACATACTTTTATGGCGGCAGAAGCTCTTGAAAATAAGGCTAAAGAAAAGGGAATTAAAGTTAAAGTAGAAACAAATGGGTCTTCTGGAGCTAAAAATATTTTAACTGAAGAAGAAATAAAAAATGCAAAATGTATTATTGTTGCAGCCGATAAAAAAGTTGAAATGAACAGATTTAATGGTAAAAAAGTAATACAAGTTAGAGTTTCTGAAGGTATTAAAAATCCTGAAAAATTACTTGACAAAGCAATGGCAGGAGATGCACCTATATTTAACGCATCAAATGTTGTAAATAATAGCGAAGAAATAGAAAAAGAAACAGTTGGTAGAAAAATATACAAAGATTTAATGAATGGTGTTTCTCATATGTTGCTATTTGTTATTGGTGGAGGTATATTAATTGCTTTAGCATTTTTATTTGATAATTTTGAAATAGACCCAAGTAATTTTGGTTCTAATACTCCTTTTGCAGCTTTTCTTAAAAAGACTGGTGATGCCGCATTTGCCTTTATGTTACCTGTTCTTTCTGGATATATTGCAATGAGTATTGGAGATAGACCAGCTCTTGTAGTAGGGTTTGTTGGAGGATATTTAGCTAGCATAGGTGGTTCAGGATTTTTAGGTGCTTTATTATCAGGATTTATTGCAGGATATTTAATAATATTCTTAAAAAAGGCTTTAAATATATTACCTCAAGCTTTAGATGGTATAAAATCTATTTTGTTATATCCAGTATTAGGTATACTTTTAATGGGTGCTATTATAACATTTATTGTTAATCCTCCAGTTTCTTGGTTTAACATTTCTCTTAGCAATTTACTTAGCAATATGGGAAATAGTAGTAAAGTATTACTTGGAGCAGTTCTTGGGCTTATGATGGCAATTGATTTTGGTGGGCCTATAAATAAAGCTGCTTATGTTTTTGGAACAGCTCAAATTGCAGAAGGAAACTATCATATTATGGCTCCAGTTATGATTGGTGGTATGGTACCTCCTTTAGCAATAGCAATAGCTACTTTTATATTTAAAAATAAATTTACAAAAAAAGAAAGAGAATCTGGCATTACTAACTTTGTTATGGGGTTATCTTTTATCACAGAAGGAGCAATTCCTTTTGCAGCATCAGACCCATTAAGAGTTATACCAGCTTGTGCTATAGGTTCTGGTGTTGCTGGAGCATTATCTATGTTATTTGATTGTTCTTTAAGAGCTCCACATGGTGGTATATTTGTTTTTCCAGTGGTTGGCAACCCTCTTATGTATCTAGTTGCTTTAATAGTTGGTTCTATTGTTGGAGCTATATTATTAGGTATTTTTAAGAAAAATGTAAATGAATAA
- the pfkB gene encoding 1-phosphofructokinase: MIYTVTFNPAIDYVLNIENIEFGKTNRSLKEEMYIGGKGINVSIVLKNLGIDSKCLGFCGGFVGKEISKTLEEMGCNCDFIEVEQNSRINIKIKSNEETEINAQGPNISQDKIDELFLKLDNIKEGSILVLAGSIPNTLPSDIYEKIQERLKNKDIKIVVDATKNLLLNSLKYKPFLVKPNKDELSEIFNVEIKDDNDLLTYSKKLKEYGAKNVIVSLGKDGAFLLDENDKVYRLNAPEGVLINSVGAGDSMVAGFIYGFIKYNDYEKAFKYSVATGSATAFSKWLAESETINSIFNKL; encoded by the coding sequence ATGATTTATACTGTAACTTTTAACCCTGCTATTGATTATGTATTAAACATAGAAAATATAGAGTTTGGAAAAACAAATAGAAGTTTAAAAGAAGAAATGTATATTGGCGGGAAAGGTATAAATGTTTCTATTGTACTAAAAAATTTAGGAATTGATAGCAAATGTTTAGGGTTTTGTGGTGGATTTGTAGGAAAAGAAATATCAAAAACTTTAGAAGAAATGGGTTGTAACTGTGATTTTATAGAAGTAGAACAAAATAGTAGAATAAATATAAAAATTAAATCTAACGAAGAAACAGAAATAAATGCTCAAGGACCTAATATTTCACAAGATAAGATAGATGAATTATTTTTAAAATTAGATAATATTAAAGAGGGGAGTATACTTGTTTTAGCAGGTTCTATACCTAATACTTTACCTTCAGATATATATGAAAAAATTCAAGAAAGATTAAAAAATAAAGATATAAAAATAGTTGTAGATGCAACTAAAAATTTACTTCTAAATTCGTTAAAATATAAGCCATTTTTAGTTAAGCCTAATAAAGATGAACTTAGTGAAATATTTAATGTAGAAATAAAAGATGATAATGATTTATTAACATATTCTAAAAAGCTAAAAGAATATGGTGCAAAAAATGTTATTGTATCTTTAGGCAAAGATGGAGCATTTTTATTAGATGAAAATGACAAAGTTTATAGATTAAATGCACCTGAGGGAGTATTGATAAATTCAGTTGGGGCAGGAGATTCTATGGTTGCTGGCTTTATATATGGGTTTATAAAATATAATGACTATGAAAAAGCCTTTAAATATTCTGTGGCTACAGGAAGTGCAACGGCCTTTTCTAAATGGCTTGCAGAAAGTGAAACAATAAATAGTATATTTAATAAATTATAA